gtcggaagtcgccatgactacaacaatacagatacagcccataatttatctcctatccaaacccaccagtgcagctacacgagtcttctgagttttatatgaattgatgatgatgatgatgatgatgaaggtaaaatagtgaatagagaatctgaactaatgcagttctctttagggactactttctgtagctgcactacaccctgcagcatgtatccctccaccattttaatgatctgattttaaaagcaggttctagagcagatactagtactgccaatagaataggaccctattggcaccatgctgcctattaacatataaagccctacatggcctcactcctgagtaccttATTACTTATTAGTAACTTATTActgattatgaaccatcaagaacacttagatctcagggtgctgcttCTTACTCGTTTCCAAAATTCTCTCAGGTTTACTCTAGTGtggacgctagtgtttcagggagctcccgtgtctgtgttaccttctggctctctccttttaattaggctgttatagtcagacctgccgaagtcgtcagacacactctgatactgatcaacgttctctgatctctataaaatcctctcagaactaactctgtctctttaccttctcccagtaaatgaCCATCCAGCCCGACttgctggaagactgaccgctgaggtcccctctacctgcgtcagaccagctgccacctaccggtccaaccagcagtcgggacagtagagatagttactcctaaaaagcaggagaaactcttttaatacccttgatttctgaagaaacaataaatgagcaggtgtcccaatacttttgtccaactaTAAAAAGCTGATTTAGCTTTTAATCCACAATCCAGATCTAAAAACCAGATAAATAATACATTGTaaaattatcatttatttattttatttatcatttatatattaatgtgcaaaaatataaaaaagtataaagTTCAGGGGCTGAGAATCTTCCCACTGCTCATTTTAACGAAGACCTAAAACTGAAGATCTGATCATTAGAATGAATAATATTGGGAAAGTTGCAAcgttagtgttttttttattcttattaaacTAAACTGACGTAATACAGAGGAGTACATCTTTAAACTCCTGCTTTTACAtttgtaaataataatttatctccaGAAGTTTGGTTTCCACTCCTTCACTGAATCAGACGatcatgattgatcactgaatGTTTGGTATTTGTTAAAGGTGCCGAATCCAGACCCAGACAGTAATCATttacagacaggcagacagtcggaacaaaatcctggggcagATTCTTACTCTCTGGATCTCAAGATCATTCGTTCATTCATTTACTTCTAAAATCTACAGAAACAAGTTTAAACCTCCTGATTCACAAACCTTATCTAGggaggagctctgagagacGAGCACTTTTAGGGGCGTGtctacagagatgagattggtgacagtctgaggccagtgtttgttagcactgttagcctAGCGTCTCTTGTTGTGAACTAAAGAATCAAAATTCTGAATCTGTGAGGAATGAAATCGTGTGTGTCACCCGGTCCAGTCTgagacatggaagcaacatgcaGGAGAACTGAAACGCAGAGCAGCCGAGACAGAACTCAGAAATATGAGCCAGAGATTATTCTGATttttctataaaataaacagaaaagagCTGCAGTTCCTTCTTCAACCACTAGATGGAACTACAGAGCTTGTGCATGACCGAAGCAGCTGAACCGTGTTGATCTCCTACATCTGTAGAGGAAGTGGAGGCCTTCAGCAGAGGCCCGGCAGCACCACCCTCCAACCCGGCAGCCGAGCATCAGCGCTCCGTCAGCCCATACTGGCTGGGCTCCACTCGGAGCTCCTCAGAGCGGTTCTGCAGGGGTGATGGAGGTCCGGCTGGTGGagttctggaggaggaggaggatggtgaAGCTCTTGTGGCTAAAGtgactcctcctctccctcgTTAGTCGGTTCCGTATTCATTAAGACTTTCAGATAAGCCACCCCTGCTCCTCTAGCTCTGGGTGGAGGGGAGTGAACACTGCTGGAGCACCAACAACCCctccacattaacacacacacatgcacgctttagagtgtgtgtgtgtgtcttcagtgTTACCCAGTTCTGCTCTGAGCTGCTTTTAAAGCTGCTACACTGAAAGCAGACTAAAGCACagatatatgcaaatatgctATACagtgtgggtggggctaaactgtggtaggctgaatgggtggggtttaactgctgtagactgaatggatgGAGATACGCAAAGAATCTTATGCTGAAACATGTTTAAGGAGGAGGAGTCGGGCAGCAGGGTACGAGCTCTTTACTGTGGTCTTCAGTCTCAGGAGTTACATCACTTTTGGAGAAGGCAGATGTGTGAGCTGGATAGAAAAGGTgtgtataacaataataacaacaacagtaatagtCCTGATGCTCACACTGACAGCAGCCTAACGCACATAATTACAGTCTATATTAAAGTCTAGTTCAGCCTCAGTAAACTCGTGTGTGAGAGATGTGAGGTAAGATCTCCACTCTAATTCAGTGTGAGGGGAGGCTTCAGTCCTGGGGGGAACTCATGGTAAGCCTCTGAGGTCCCGGCTTGTTCTGTAGCTCAGAGTCGGAGCTGGATTCCTCTCACTCCCCATATCCACACTCCTCTAACAGCTCTGATTTGAACTGCAAACTAGAAGCTTAAACCATTTCTAGGTGGTCACTAGGGGAttagtaggtggttgctaggggaTTAGTGGGCGGTTGCTATGCGGTTCCACCTTACAGAAGAGCCGGACACGGTTAGTAATCTGAAACATGAACTGgaaaagtgtaagtgtagcacgaCTGTGCAGCTTAAACAATTCTCAGGGTGTTGCTAGATGTTAACCTTCTGGACCCCCAGAACCAATCATTTGGGCTTTAGAAAAGAGTGTTTACCACAGggtgagagtgagggagagacagGGAGTTTACACTGTTTATTCCTCCACAGAGACAAACCGAGCCGGTTCTACAGAACAACACAGCCTCAGGGATCTACCGTGAGTATTTCCAGACTGCTGGGTCACAGTGAGGGTTCTAAGCAGGAGGTTCTCTAGTGGAGCTGCATAGTTGTTTCTAGAACAGGTAGAAAAATATCTCAGGATCCACGCTGATCACACACCGGAAACAGATACACCGACTGCGTTCACACTCCGGTTAGAGAACCGGGTGTGTTTTCATGCTCTAATGCTGTGGTTTCCAACCCTGTTCCTGGAGAACCCACACCCTTCAGCTGGGGCAGGGCTGGTGAATGAGCGGAACAAGCAGGGTCAGGGTTCTTCAGGGTCAGGGTTGGGAAGCTGGTACAAAACTAACTGACTGTGGCACGGGTTCCGGGTTCTTCACTTCAGGAAGGAGTCGAGCTTCCTCTCGATGTTTGTGAAAGCGTCCATGCCCATGTAATCCGCCTGGCCCTGCTCCCACTTCTGCTTCCGCTCCTGAGAGGTGATCTGAGAAGGAGCAGGAAGTGGAAGTGGAGGACCGCAGTCCGTTTGAGGAGCCTCGCTATGGAAGCCAGCCTGCGGAGAGAGAGCGGAGAAGACCAGTTTATCCATACAGCtgaattggacaaaagtattgggacacctgcttattcactgtttataaaaaaaaaaaaagtttctcctgcttctgttggagtaactgtctctactgtccagagaagaagactttctactagattctggaggaggagcatagctgtgaggatttgattgcattcagtgacaacagtgttagtgaggtcagaatgttggatggatgatcaccaccccacctcatcatccccaccttatcccaaaagtactggatggagctcctccaccatcattccagagaacacagttcctccactgctccacagctcctcaatgctggggggctttatacccctctactagcccttgcctggcattaggcagcatggagccaatagggtcatgatgttgatctgctccagaaaacatgtggacatatacagactgtgtgtgtacgGCTGCAGTGCAGGGTCACCTCCTCTAATCCGGTGTAGAAGGGCTGAGAGCCGAACTCCTCCTTCATCAGTGGAACCACAGAAGAGGAGAATAGCTCCCACCACTGCAGAAGGTAGTTGGGCTGCAGCTCAGGGTCCAGAGACTGACCCCTCACAGTCCTGCTGCTGGAGTCATACACGTAGTCCCATGGCTTCACCTTCCCCAGGAAGTGGACCACCTTTGCATTGTGGCCGTACCTGCAGAAAggttgggggggtggtggtgttagATATCTGACTGAAcgaacaacagcagcagcagcagcattacTGAGGGTAACGATGTCCTGCAGGTTCAGAGTGAATTCAGTGTCCAGACAGATTTTAAAGAACCGCGTATCGTCTGTTTTCAGGTCTAGTGCTGATCCTTTGTTTTACTGTTGTGTTCTAACAGAGCGCCCtctgctgcccccccccctcctcccccctcgTTCATTTTCCTTTTTAGTGTGTACAGTAATAAAGACATCAGTGCTGACGGAGCGGCGTGCTGGATCTGAGAGGGTTCTGCAGGTGTGTTTGGCTGCAATCTGCGGTCATTAAGTCATAAACTGACCGTTAGTGACCAGAATCCCGAGCCCAGCACAGCCCAGAACACAGTGACCAGCGCTAACGGAAAACAGATCATGTGCCAGACGTGTCCGAAAGGACTTTCAGCCTGCATAAAGAACCCGAAATAAAACACTAtttaaagcacacacacacacacacacacacagctcctgtTACAGACTGCTGAcggctgtgtgtgtgacccCGTCACCTTTAACTGCAGTGATTACATCAGAAGTGCCCCTCATGCTGTGAGCAGAGCTCTGAGGAGCTACACTGATCTTTAAACCATATCACTAACCCTTCATCTCCCAATCAGACCAGACCTGTCCTGAGGTTTAGTCtcctaaccccatcactctacccccgtctctcagcagtgagagggttctacagtagaagctccagatctcatcagatcagataaagcagctgaacataaatccagtaaaaagcagaaacaagagcttctcattctgaagaaagaaagtagtgagatcttgtcggtgagctagtctgaagaacagagctcggttcctccagggctctcctggacgccccccagtccagccagcactgcgtggaggatgtgttcaactgaAAGGGTTAAATCTGTGAAACTAAACCGAAAACTGTCCAATCAGGACGGTTCTCTCAGGGGTATCTGGGCAGATTTAGCTACaccagctctcccattggtcggGACTTCATTGTTAGAACCGAGGCAGTGAGCGTGAGCTGATTAAACCTCcttgaggttctagataggctgggAGTCTTTATGCATCACTGTCTGCAGaggtttatattatatatttaagagatatatatatttatatatgaaaacCTCCACCTCTCCGATACTCACTGTCTGAACGCGGGCAGGTAGGTGTAGATGGCGATGCTGCTGAGGTTGTAGATGAAGGGGAGGTGTTTGGAGATGTCTGCTGTGGCCCAGTCACTGAAGAAACTGTTCAGGAGCCCCTGATCCCCACCTGcacgagacacacacacacacacacacacacacaaatgatgaTCAGCATCGAACTAAAACAAAAAGTTTAAACCTTAAAGttgatgggcggagctaaactgctgtaggcgtAGCTGAATTGCTGTATGTGGACTacgcggagctaaactgctgtaggctgagtgggcgtggctaaactgctgaaaaaataataatgctgcTAATTTTATAAAACTGAGGAAGGGGCTGTGTTTGGGGGCGGGGCTTTGGAGGGATGACTGTAGAGTAGGGCTGAAGCTAATAAAGCTAGACTTCGCCTTAGAGGTTCTTTGGTTCTTTAAAacaggttctatatagaaccatatatttaaaaggttctgcatTTAATAAAGTCTACTAGATTTAAAAGGAGCACCACCCGCCCACCCCCACCCTCGACCCCGGTCCCTAGACCCCTGTTCTGTCATCTCCGGGTGTGCTGCTGGACTCGACTGGAACACTGGACCTGGATCAGTCCAGCTCTGGGGTGCAGTGCTGACCGGCCGGAAACAGCCCGTCTCACCTGATCCCAGATCAGCACGGCTATTTTTAATGTCCCTTTGTGAACAGCGACAGAGGTGTGTGTGATCTGATACACTGGGATAAAaagctgactttttttttaacacacacacacacacacacacacacacacacacactctctctgacaGCGTTTACATGGTTTTATTAGTATTACTAATCACAGCAGGTCcagtgtgtaggagtgtgtgtggaagtgACTCTCAGCAGTTCAGAGGCAGCAGAGACGCTGAGGTCCGCACTGCCGGATCTCGCCGGTTCCCCACAGGCTGGGGTGTGTTGTAACGCTGACTGTGACCTCTGACCTCTTTATGTCCTCTATACATCATCAACACTCTGAGTGATAACAGGAACAAAGCACTGACCTTCAGGACTTTACAGAGACAGCTGCAACATAAACAGCTGCAGTCCAGCTTCCTTATATGGTGGTCATTTGGTCATTTGTCATTGGTGGACGTGGTTTATGGTAATCGTATggtaattgtaaaaaaaaaatatatatatacaaacttGCCCAACATGCAAACCActggcactcacacacacactcacactcacactcacgtTCCTGAATCCGGTGGGACGTTTTGGGAAGGTGAGTTTTCTGTGTTTGAGGGGCTTCATTACTGAGGCCCAGTGTTCCTGACAGCACCCTATAGGAACGctccctactcttcctgtagtgtattacagtctgtcagaatgagcgtgtggatcatatgatcattatagagcattatagagcgccccctacgcttcctgtagtgtattacagtctgtcagagtgagcgtgtggatcatatgagcattatagagcattatagagcgccccctacgcttcctgtagtgtattacagtctgtcagaatgagcgtgtggatcatatgaacattatagagcattatagagcgccccctacgcttcctgtagtgtattacagtctgtcagagtgagcgtgtggatcatatgagcattatagagcattatagagcgccccctacgcttcctgtagtgtattacagtctgtcagaatgagcgtgtggatcatatgatcattatagagcattatagagcgccccctacgcttcctgtagtgtattacagtctgtcagaatgagtgtgtggatcatatgaacattatagagcattatagagcgccccctacgcttcctgtagtgtattacaatctgtcagaatgagcgtgtggatcatatgatcattatagagcattatagagcgccccctacgcttcctgtagtgtattacagtctgtcagaatgagcgtgtagatcatatgaacattatagagcattatagagtgccccctacgcttcctgtagtgtattacagtctgtcagaatgagcgtgtagatcatatgaacattatagagcattatagagtgccccctacgcttcctgtagtgtattacagtctgtcagaatgagcgtgtagatc
The sequence above is drawn from the Salminus brasiliensis chromosome 11, fSalBra1.hap2, whole genome shotgun sequence genome and encodes:
- the gyg1a gene encoding glycogenin-1a: MADQAFVTLATNDSYAKGALVLAQSLKNHHTTRKLVALIGPHVSEPSRAVLCKLYDEVRLVDVMDSGDKAHLALMKRPDLGVTFTKLHCWTLTHYSKCVFMDADTLVVRNVDDLFERDELSAAPDPGWPDCFNSGVFVFRPSIETYEKLLTFSTENGSFDGGDQGLLNSFFSDWATADISKHLPFIYNLSSIAIYTYLPAFRQYGHNAKVVHFLGKVKPWDYVYDSSSRTVRGQSLDPELQPNYLLQWWELFSSSVVPLMKEEFGSQPFYTGLEEAGFHSEAPQTDCGPPLPLPAPSQITSQERKQKWEQGQADYMGMDAFTNIERKLDSFLK